From a region of the Rhodococcus sp. 4CII genome:
- a CDS encoding carboxyl transferase domain-containing protein: MARLTAPELLDLVADTGTWESWDTAPIPVAADSEYADELLRAQQKTGLDEAVLTGAATIRGRRTAILICEFGFLGGSIGVAAGERLVAAIRRATRDGLPLLALPTSGGTRMQEGTTAFLQMVKITAAVIRHKEAHLPYLVYLRNPTTGGVFASWGSLGHVTIAEPGALVGFLGPRVFEALYDSPFPADVQTAENLHAHGLIDAVRPPDQLAEIVDRALRIITSGRNGRPSLADAPVRETLPDVPAWESVVASRREDRPGVRDVMFHSASDVLPLNGTGQGENDPGLILALVRFGDMPCVLLGQDRRGQTTRSPLGPGALREARRGMRLAAELNLPLVTVIDTAGAALSKEAEEGGLAGEIARCIADMVSLDVPTISLLLGQGTGGGALALIPADRVLAARHGWLSPLPPEGASAILHHDIAHAPDMAARQGIRSSDLLASGIVDEVIPEYPDAAEESAAFCTRVGAVLHRELSLLDAADTTQRLSERAERFDRIGLLQPAPA; encoded by the coding sequence ATGGCACGCCTGACAGCGCCCGAACTGCTCGACCTCGTCGCCGACACCGGAACCTGGGAGTCGTGGGACACCGCCCCTATCCCCGTCGCTGCGGATTCCGAGTACGCCGACGAACTGCTGCGCGCACAGCAGAAGACCGGACTGGACGAGGCGGTTCTGACCGGGGCTGCCACCATCCGCGGCCGCCGCACCGCAATCCTGATCTGTGAGTTCGGCTTTCTCGGCGGCTCCATCGGGGTGGCCGCGGGCGAGCGCTTGGTCGCCGCGATACGCCGCGCCACCCGCGATGGGCTTCCGCTCCTAGCCCTCCCCACGTCGGGCGGGACGAGGATGCAGGAAGGGACCACCGCATTCCTGCAGATGGTCAAGATCACGGCGGCGGTGATCCGGCACAAGGAAGCGCACCTGCCCTACCTCGTCTATCTCCGGAATCCCACGACCGGCGGCGTATTCGCGTCCTGGGGCTCCCTCGGCCACGTCACGATCGCCGAGCCCGGAGCGCTCGTCGGATTCCTCGGACCGCGGGTGTTCGAGGCGCTGTACGACTCGCCGTTCCCGGCCGATGTCCAGACCGCCGAGAATCTCCACGCCCACGGACTCATCGACGCGGTGCGGCCGCCGGACCAGCTCGCCGAGATCGTCGACCGCGCGCTGCGCATCATCACCTCCGGCCGTAATGGCCGGCCGTCGCTCGCCGACGCGCCCGTGCGCGAGACCCTGCCGGACGTCCCTGCGTGGGAGTCGGTGGTCGCCTCGCGCCGCGAGGACCGCCCCGGGGTGCGCGACGTGATGTTCCACTCCGCCTCGGATGTGCTGCCGCTCAACGGAACCGGTCAGGGTGAGAACGACCCCGGCCTCATCCTCGCCCTCGTCCGGTTCGGTGACATGCCGTGCGTTCTGCTCGGCCAGGACCGTCGCGGACAGACCACCCGGTCGCCGCTCGGCCCCGGTGCACTGCGCGAAGCGCGGCGGGGAATGCGGCTGGCGGCCGAATTGAACCTGCCTCTGGTGACGGTCATCGACACCGCGGGGGCGGCGTTGTCGAAGGAAGCCGAGGAAGGCGGGCTGGCCGGGGAGATCGCACGCTGCATCGCGGACATGGTCTCCCTAGACGTTCCCACGATCTCCCTGCTGCTCGGGCAGGGCACCGGCGGCGGCGCGCTCGCGTTGATCCCGGCCGACCGGGTGCTCGCGGCCCGGCACGGCTGGTTGTCGCCGCTGCCGCCCGAAGGGGCGAGCGCAATTCTGCACCACGACATCGCGCATGCTCCGGACATGGCTGCCCGGCAGGGGATCCGGTCGTCCGACCTCCTCGCGAGCGGCATCGTCGACGAGGTTATTCCCGAATACCCCGACGCGGCAGAAGAATCCGCGGCATTCTGCACGCGCGTCGGGGCGGTACTCCACCGCGAGTTGTCGCTGCTCGACGCGGCGGACACCACCCAGCGACTCTCCGAACGTGCGGAGCGATTCGACCGGATCGGTCTATTGCAACCTGCACCTGCATGA
- the gcvH gene encoding glycine cleavage system protein GcvH, translating into MSSAAFPDDRSYTDDHEWVLIAPGAALPDEPVRVGITSVAVNSLGELVFVDLPEVGATIVAGEACGEVESTKTVSELYPPVSGRVTLINSAAVDDPGLVTSDPYGEGWLFAVQPSDAGELLTAAEYAEKNGANA; encoded by the coding sequence ATGTCTTCAGCAGCTTTCCCCGACGACCGTAGCTACACCGACGACCACGAGTGGGTCCTGATCGCGCCGGGCGCCGCCCTCCCCGACGAACCCGTCCGCGTCGGCATCACCTCCGTCGCCGTCAACTCGCTCGGCGAACTCGTCTTCGTCGATCTGCCGGAGGTCGGCGCCACCATCGTCGCCGGCGAAGCGTGCGGCGAGGTCGAATCGACCAAGACCGTCTCCGAGCTGTATCCGCCGGTCAGCGGTCGGGTGACCCTGATCAACTCCGCCGCCGTCGACGATCCCGGCCTGGTCACCTCCGACCCGTACGGGGAAGGCTGGCTGTTCGCCGTCCAGCCGTCCGATGCCGGAGAGCTTCTCACCGCCGCCGAGTATGCCGAGAAGAACGGGGCGAACGCATGA
- the cycA gene encoding D-serine/D-alanine/glycine transporter encodes MSERTNPTRASVASPPDPSPSPQDSDSGGAHLSRQLSDRHIQLIAIGGAIGTGLFMGSGKTISLAGPSVIFVYMIIGFMLFFVMRAMGEILLSNLSYKSFSDFAGDLLGPWAGFFTGWTYWFCWIVTGIADIIAIAGYVTYWWHDLPLWIPALGAVVLLIALNLPTVKAFGETEFWFALIKILAIGGLIVVGLVMIFTHFTSPDGAVAGFSNLWNDGGLFPTGPMGFVAGFQIATFAFVGIELVGTTAAEAKDPEKNLPRAINSIPVRVMLFYVVALVVIVSVTPWRDILPDKSPFVTMFTLAGLGIAASVINFVVLTSAASSANSGIYSTSRMVYGLAQEGDAPTRFGTLTRRHVPANALMLSGVFLLAGVAMVAAGNSIIAAFTLVTTISALLFMFVWSIILISYVVYRKRRPHLHAASTFKMPGGVVMCYVVLAFFGFLIWALTQKDDTLHALLVTPVWFAILGVAWSILRRRPGHQAREAAFRAEIAATHHE; translated from the coding sequence TTGTCCGAACGAACGAATCCGACCCGTGCCTCCGTCGCCTCGCCTCCCGACCCGAGCCCGTCTCCACAGGACAGTGATTCGGGAGGCGCGCATCTGTCGCGCCAGCTGTCCGATCGCCACATCCAGCTGATCGCCATCGGCGGCGCCATCGGCACCGGGCTCTTCATGGGCTCGGGTAAGACGATTTCACTCGCCGGCCCGTCCGTCATCTTCGTCTACATGATCATCGGCTTCATGCTGTTCTTCGTGATGCGGGCGATGGGCGAGATTCTGCTCTCGAATCTGAGCTACAAATCCTTCTCCGATTTCGCCGGGGACCTGCTCGGGCCGTGGGCGGGATTCTTCACTGGATGGACGTACTGGTTCTGCTGGATCGTCACCGGCATCGCCGACATCATCGCCATCGCCGGCTATGTCACGTACTGGTGGCACGATCTCCCGCTGTGGATTCCCGCCCTCGGCGCGGTCGTACTGTTGATCGCGCTGAACCTGCCCACGGTCAAGGCTTTCGGTGAAACCGAGTTCTGGTTCGCCCTGATCAAGATCCTCGCTATCGGCGGCCTGATCGTCGTCGGACTCGTGATGATCTTCACCCACTTCACCTCGCCCGACGGTGCCGTCGCCGGTTTCTCGAACCTGTGGAACGACGGCGGTCTCTTCCCCACCGGCCCCATGGGTTTCGTTGCCGGGTTCCAGATCGCGACGTTCGCCTTCGTCGGTATCGAACTCGTCGGCACGACAGCGGCGGAGGCCAAGGATCCGGAGAAGAATCTTCCCCGCGCGATCAACTCCATCCCCGTGCGCGTCATGTTGTTCTACGTGGTGGCACTCGTCGTCATCGTCTCCGTCACGCCGTGGCGTGACATCCTCCCGGACAAGAGTCCGTTCGTCACCATGTTCACCCTGGCGGGTCTGGGCATCGCCGCCTCCGTCATCAACTTCGTGGTGCTGACGTCCGCCGCATCGTCCGCGAATTCCGGTATCTACTCCACCTCGCGGATGGTCTACGGCCTGGCGCAGGAGGGTGACGCCCCGACGCGGTTCGGCACACTGACCCGGCGTCACGTCCCGGCGAATGCCCTGATGCTGTCGGGTGTCTTCCTTCTGGCCGGCGTCGCGATGGTCGCGGCCGGAAACTCGATCATCGCCGCGTTCACCCTGGTCACGACGATCTCCGCGCTGCTCTTCATGTTCGTCTGGTCGATCATTTTGATCAGCTACGTGGTGTACCGCAAGCGTCGTCCGCATCTGCACGCGGCATCGACGTTCAAGATGCCCGGCGGCGTCGTGATGTGTTATGTCGTGCTCGCCTTCTTCGGATTCCTGATCTGGGCGCTCACCCAGAAGGACGACACCCTGCATGCGCTGCTGGTGACTCCGGTGTGGTTCGCGATCCTCGGCGTGGCATGGTCGATCCTCCGGCGCCGCCCCGGGCACCAGGCCCGAGAAGCGGCATTCCGGGCGGAGATCGCCGCAACGCACCACGAGTAA
- the glyA gene encoding serine hydroxymethyltransferase — protein sequence MSVLNRDLADFDPDVAALIGKELERQRTGLEMIASENHAPLAVMQAQGSVLTNKYAEGYPGRRYYGGCEHVDSIEQLAIDRVKALFAAEYANVQPHSGATANASVMHALIKPGDTILGLSLADGGHLTHGMRLNFSGKLYNVAAYGVSEKDYLIDMDEVAKAAREHRPQLIIAGWSAYPRQLDFARFREIADEVGAYLMVDMAHFAGLVATGFHPSPVPHAHVVTSTTHKTLGGPRGGIILTNDAAIAKKINSAVFPGQQGGPLEHVIAGKATAFKMAAEPDFAERQERCLDGAKVLAERLSRPDVKEAGISVLTGGTDVHLVLVDLRDADIDGQQAEDRLDAIGITVNRNAVPFDPRPPMVTSGLRIGTPALAARGFGRDDFVTVADLIAQALVAPADADTTGLAAQVRVLADKYPLYPGL from the coding sequence ATGAGCGTCCTGAACCGCGACCTCGCGGATTTCGATCCCGATGTGGCCGCACTCATCGGCAAGGAACTCGAGCGGCAGCGCACCGGCCTCGAGATGATCGCGTCGGAGAACCACGCGCCGCTCGCGGTCATGCAGGCGCAGGGTTCCGTGCTGACCAACAAGTACGCCGAGGGGTACCCCGGACGCCGCTACTACGGCGGATGCGAGCACGTCGACTCGATCGAGCAGCTCGCCATCGACCGCGTCAAGGCGCTCTTCGCCGCCGAATACGCCAACGTGCAGCCGCATTCCGGGGCCACCGCGAACGCGTCGGTGATGCACGCGCTGATCAAACCCGGTGACACGATCCTCGGTCTCTCCCTCGCCGACGGCGGTCACCTCACCCACGGCATGCGCCTGAACTTCTCCGGCAAGCTCTACAACGTGGCCGCGTACGGGGTGTCCGAGAAGGACTACCTGATCGACATGGACGAGGTCGCGAAGGCAGCCCGCGAACACCGACCGCAGCTGATCATCGCCGGCTGGTCGGCCTACCCGCGGCAGTTGGACTTCGCCCGGTTCCGGGAAATCGCGGACGAGGTCGGCGCCTACCTGATGGTCGACATGGCCCACTTCGCCGGACTGGTCGCCACCGGATTTCACCCGTCCCCGGTACCGCACGCGCACGTCGTCACGTCGACGACGCACAAGACCCTCGGCGGCCCCCGCGGCGGGATCATCCTGACCAACGACGCGGCCATCGCGAAGAAGATCAACTCCGCAGTCTTCCCCGGCCAGCAGGGCGGACCGCTCGAGCACGTGATCGCCGGTAAGGCAACGGCATTCAAGATGGCCGCCGAACCCGATTTCGCGGAACGCCAGGAACGCTGCCTCGACGGGGCCAAGGTACTCGCCGAGCGCCTCAGCCGCCCCGACGTCAAGGAAGCCGGAATCAGTGTCCTCACCGGTGGCACGGACGTTCACCTCGTTCTCGTCGATCTGCGGGATGCCGACATCGACGGACAGCAGGCCGAGGACCGGCTCGACGCGATCGGAATCACCGTCAACCGCAACGCCGTTCCGTTCGATCCTCGGCCGCCGATGGTGACGTCCGGACTGCGGATCGGCACACCGGCACTGGCCGCGCGCGGCTTCGGCCGGGACGATTTCGTGACGGTCGCCGACCTGATCGCCCAGGCCCTCGTCGCCCCCGCCGACGCGGACACGACCGGACTGGCAGCTCAGGTCCGCGTCCTCGCGGACAAATATCCGCTCTACCCGGGACTGTAA
- a CDS encoding L-serine ammonia-lyase, giving the protein MTISVFDLFSVGIGPSSSHTVGPMRAAGTFVADLGALGVLNDVAGVRVDLYGSLAATGAGHGTMSAILLGLEGYRPETIATEEMEARLEAVRASRRIRLGGVVDIALAEDEMVLHPLTVLDFHPNAMTLTAIGAGGRELRAQTYYSIGGGFVVTGDEPEVSVSAVANTLSFGSARELLDLTEHYGLTISEVMLEHERALRPESEVRARLLHIRDVMVECQRRGISRDGYLPGSLRVRRRARGWYERLNVEDPERDPAFAEDWVNLVALAVNEENASGGRIVTAPTNGAAGIIPAVLHYAVHYTPAGRSDPDDTAVRFLLAAGAVGSLYKERASISGAEVGCQGEVGSAASMAAAGLAEILGGTPEQVENSAEIAMEHSLGLTCDPIGGLVQIPCIERNAISAGKAINAARMALRGDGTHRVSLDQVIETMRATGADMSSKYKETSTGGLAVNVSVNLVEC; this is encoded by the coding sequence GTGACCATCAGTGTGTTCGACCTGTTCTCGGTCGGTATCGGCCCGTCCAGTTCGCACACGGTCGGGCCGATGCGGGCGGCGGGCACGTTCGTCGCCGACCTCGGCGCGCTCGGCGTTCTCAACGACGTCGCCGGTGTCCGCGTCGATCTGTACGGATCGCTCGCGGCCACCGGCGCGGGCCACGGCACCATGTCCGCCATTCTCCTCGGTCTCGAGGGGTACCGACCGGAGACCATCGCCACCGAGGAGATGGAGGCGCGGCTGGAGGCGGTGCGGGCGAGTCGGCGTATCCGTCTCGGCGGCGTGGTGGACATTGCGCTCGCGGAGGACGAGATGGTGCTGCATCCGTTGACCGTCCTCGACTTCCACCCGAACGCCATGACCCTCACCGCAATCGGTGCGGGCGGCCGCGAACTCCGTGCGCAGACGTACTATTCGATCGGCGGCGGGTTCGTCGTCACCGGCGACGAACCGGAGGTGTCCGTCAGCGCCGTCGCGAACACCCTCTCGTTCGGGTCGGCGCGCGAGTTGCTGGACCTCACCGAGCACTACGGTCTCACGATCAGCGAGGTCATGCTCGAACACGAACGGGCTCTCCGCCCCGAGTCGGAGGTCCGGGCGCGGCTACTGCACATTCGCGACGTGATGGTCGAGTGCCAGCGACGCGGCATCAGCCGGGACGGGTACCTGCCCGGAAGCCTTCGGGTGCGGCGGCGCGCCCGCGGTTGGTACGAGCGGCTGAATGTGGAAGACCCCGAACGTGATCCCGCGTTCGCGGAGGACTGGGTGAACCTGGTGGCTCTCGCCGTCAACGAGGAGAACGCGTCCGGCGGCAGGATCGTCACCGCCCCCACCAACGGCGCCGCCGGCATCATCCCGGCGGTGTTGCACTACGCGGTGCACTACACCCCCGCCGGAAGGTCCGATCCGGACGACACGGCGGTGCGCTTCCTGCTGGCGGCGGGTGCGGTCGGATCCTTGTACAAGGAGCGGGCGTCGATCTCCGGGGCCGAGGTGGGCTGCCAGGGTGAGGTGGGGTCCGCCGCGTCGATGGCTGCCGCCGGTCTCGCCGAGATCCTCGGCGGAACCCCGGAACAGGTGGAGAACTCGGCGGAGATCGCGATGGAACACAGTCTGGGTCTGACGTGTGATCCCATCGGGGGTCTGGTGCAGATCCCGTGCATCGAACGCAACGCCATCTCGGCGGGTAAGGCGATCAACGCCGCCCGGATGGCCCTGCGCGGCGACGGAACCCACCGGGTGAGCCTGGATCAGGTGATCGAGACGATGCGGGCCACCGGCGCCGACATGAGTTCGAAGTACAAGGAGACCTCCACCGGGGGTCTCGCCGTGAACGTGTCGGTGAATCTCGTCGAATGCTGA
- the gcvP gene encoding aminomethyl-transferring glycine dehydrogenase, with translation MLGALGYDTLDQLIDAAVPDQIRSPETLDLPAARSEQQVLADLRTLSERNETRVQMIGLGYSDTITPAVLRRNMLESPAWYTAYTPYQPEISQGRLEALLTFQTVIEDLTALPLAGASLLDEATAVMEAVLLMRRANKSKSSTPRVVVDADCLPQTLAVVCGRAGSVGIEVEVADLSGGLPDGDLFGVVFQAPGASGHVRDLAPLIAAAKERGALTTVAADLLSLTLLTPPGEQGADIAVGSAQRFGVPLFFGGPHAGYMAVRGGLERMLPGRLVGVSVDVDGKPAYRLALQTREQHIRRDKATSNICTAQALLANVAAMYAAYHGPEGLRAIATRVHAHATAVAGGLRTAGHSVVHDSFFDTVLVRVPARAREVVDHADRDGINLRLVDADHVAIACDECTTDEIVDRVLSAFGAGAQAGTASGLPQSLLRTSNYLRHPVFHEHRSETAMLRFLRALSDKDLALDRTMIPLGSCTMKLNSAVEMEPISWPGFASIHPYAPVEQTSGYLQLIRGLERWLGEITGYDRVSLQPNAGSQGELAGLLAINGYHESRGDLSRDICLIPQSAHGTNAASAVLAGMRVVVVATASNGNIDLDDLRAKIAAHEGTIAAIMLTYPSTHGVYENDVRTVCDLVHEAGGQVYVDGANLNALVGLAQPGQFGGDVSHLNLHKTFCIPHGGGGPGVGPVAVRKHLAPFLPGNPLGGDQLGTPVSAANYGSAGILPITWAYIALMGPDGLTEATKTAVLSANYVAKSLDAHFPVLYTGPSGLVAHECILDLRPVTKATGVTAEDVAKRLIDYGFHAPTLSFPVNGTLMVEPTESEDLAELDRFIEAMIAIRREIDLVGEGVWPLERSPLRQAPHTAEQVTADTWDLPYPRHLAAFPVASLRGNKYWPPVRRIDGVHGDRNLVCSCPAPEAFENTTDIDSPAIAETPEEAFA, from the coding sequence ATGCTCGGCGCCCTCGGGTACGACACGCTCGATCAGCTCATCGATGCCGCCGTACCCGACCAGATCCGCAGCCCGGAGACCCTCGACCTGCCCGCGGCGCGGTCCGAGCAGCAGGTTCTCGCCGACCTTCGCACGCTGTCGGAGCGCAACGAGACCCGCGTGCAGATGATCGGCCTCGGATACTCCGACACCATCACCCCCGCGGTGTTGCGCCGGAACATGCTCGAGTCGCCCGCCTGGTACACCGCGTACACCCCGTACCAACCGGAGATCTCCCAGGGCAGGCTCGAGGCGCTGCTGACGTTCCAGACGGTTATCGAAGACCTGACGGCCCTCCCCCTCGCGGGCGCATCCCTGCTGGACGAGGCCACCGCGGTGATGGAAGCGGTGCTGCTGATGCGCCGCGCGAACAAGTCGAAGTCGTCGACTCCCCGCGTCGTCGTGGACGCCGACTGCCTGCCGCAGACCCTCGCAGTGGTGTGCGGCCGGGCCGGGTCGGTGGGCATCGAGGTCGAGGTGGCCGACCTCTCCGGAGGACTCCCGGACGGAGACCTGTTCGGCGTCGTGTTCCAGGCACCCGGCGCGAGCGGGCACGTGCGCGACCTGGCCCCGCTCATCGCCGCCGCCAAGGAGCGCGGGGCGCTCACCACGGTTGCCGCCGATCTGCTGTCGCTGACGCTCCTCACCCCGCCCGGTGAGCAGGGCGCCGACATCGCAGTCGGCTCCGCCCAGCGCTTCGGTGTGCCCCTGTTCTTCGGTGGTCCGCACGCCGGCTACATGGCGGTCCGCGGCGGTCTCGAGCGGATGCTCCCCGGCCGGCTGGTCGGGGTGTCCGTCGACGTCGACGGCAAGCCCGCATACCGGCTGGCGTTGCAGACCCGCGAACAGCACATCCGCCGCGACAAGGCGACCAGCAACATCTGTACCGCGCAGGCCCTGCTCGCCAACGTCGCCGCGATGTACGCCGCGTACCACGGCCCGGAAGGGTTGCGCGCCATCGCGACTCGGGTACACGCTCACGCGACCGCCGTCGCGGGCGGTCTGCGCACGGCCGGACATTCGGTGGTCCACGACAGCTTCTTCGACACCGTGCTGGTGCGCGTTCCGGCCCGGGCGCGCGAGGTCGTCGATCACGCCGACCGGGACGGCATCAACCTGCGACTGGTCGACGCGGACCACGTCGCGATCGCGTGCGACGAGTGCACCACCGACGAGATCGTGGACCGGGTCCTGTCCGCGTTCGGCGCGGGAGCCCAGGCGGGCACGGCGTCCGGGCTGCCACAGTCGCTGCTGCGGACGTCGAACTACCTGCGGCACCCCGTGTTCCACGAGCACCGGTCCGAAACGGCGATGCTGCGCTTCCTCCGTGCGCTGTCCGACAAGGATCTCGCTCTCGACCGCACCATGATCCCGCTCGGCTCGTGCACGATGAAGCTCAACTCCGCCGTGGAAATGGAACCGATCAGCTGGCCCGGTTTCGCGTCCATCCACCCGTACGCTCCGGTCGAGCAGACCAGCGGCTACCTGCAGCTGATCCGCGGGCTCGAGCGGTGGCTGGGCGAGATCACCGGGTACGACCGGGTCTCGTTGCAGCCCAATGCCGGATCGCAGGGCGAGCTCGCCGGGCTGCTCGCCATCAACGGCTACCACGAGAGCCGCGGCGACCTCAGCCGGGACATCTGCCTCATCCCGCAGTCCGCGCACGGCACCAATGCCGCCTCCGCGGTGCTCGCCGGCATGCGGGTGGTGGTGGTCGCGACGGCGTCGAACGGCAACATCGACCTGGACGATCTGCGCGCGAAGATCGCCGCGCACGAGGGCACGATCGCCGCGATCATGCTCACCTACCCGTCCACGCACGGCGTGTACGAGAACGACGTGCGGACGGTGTGCGATCTCGTGCACGAGGCCGGCGGTCAGGTGTACGTCGACGGTGCGAACCTCAACGCACTCGTCGGCCTGGCCCAGCCCGGCCAGTTCGGCGGCGACGTGTCGCACCTGAACCTGCACAAGACGTTCTGCATCCCGCACGGCGGCGGTGGGCCCGGCGTCGGCCCGGTCGCGGTGCGCAAGCACCTGGCCCCGTTCCTGCCCGGCAACCCGCTCGGCGGCGACCAGCTCGGCACCCCGGTGTCGGCGGCGAACTACGGGTCTGCCGGAATCCTGCCGATCACCTGGGCGTACATCGCGCTGATGGGCCCGGACGGGCTGACGGAGGCCACCAAGACCGCGGTGCTGTCCGCCAACTACGTCGCGAAGTCACTCGACGCGCACTTCCCCGTCCTGTACACCGGGCCGTCCGGTCTGGTGGCGCACGAGTGCATCCTGGACCTGCGCCCGGTCACGAAGGCGACCGGCGTGACCGCCGAGGACGTCGCAAAGCGGTTGATCGACTACGGTTTTCACGCCCCCACCCTGTCTTTCCCGGTCAACGGCACCCTGATGGTCGAGCCGACCGAATCCGAGGATCTGGCCGAACTCGACCGCTTCATCGAGGCGATGATCGCGATCCGCCGGGAAATCGATCTGGTCGGCGAGGGCGTGTGGCCGCTCGAGCGCAGCCCGCTGCGTCAGGCCCCGCACACCGCGGAGCAGGTCACCGCCGACACCTGGGATCTGCCCTACCCGCGCCACCTCGCCGCCTTCCCGGTCGCGTCGCTGCGCGGCAACAAGTACTGGCCTCCGGTTCGCCGCATCGACGGCGTGCACGGCGACCGCAACCTCGTGTGCTCGTGCCCCGCGCCCGAGGCCTTCGAGAACACCACCGACATCGATTCTCCGGCCATCGCCGAGACCCCCGAGGAGGCCTTCGCATGA
- the gcvT gene encoding glycine cleavage system aminomethyltransferase GcvT yields MTLTTTSASPLLSEHGSLGAHFTDFAGWQMPLKYDSELAEHHAVRKTAGLFDLSHMGEIAVAGPESGALLDYALAGELSKIGVGRAKYSLLCNADGGVIDDLVVYRLANEQFLVVANAANAPAVYRELAARAEGFSATVDDQSAETALIAVQGPAAQDIVQSLVPDRQVADVAALKYYAVTRAVVADIDVLLARTGYTGEDGFELYVPNEQAVQLWRALLDATTARDGVPAGLACRDTLRLEAGMALYGHELTLGTNPYEAGLGKVVRLNKEFVGREALQTLSEQAPQRVLVGLAGTGRRAARADYTVHDASGGSAVGTITSGALSPTLGHPIALAFVDVALREPGTELTVDIRGKKEPFVVTPSPFYRRS; encoded by the coding sequence ATGACCCTCACCACCACGTCCGCGTCCCCGCTGCTGAGCGAGCACGGTTCGCTCGGCGCCCACTTCACCGACTTCGCGGGCTGGCAGATGCCGCTGAAGTACGACAGCGAACTCGCCGAACACCATGCGGTTCGCAAGACTGCCGGACTGTTCGATCTCTCTCACATGGGTGAGATCGCCGTCGCCGGACCCGAATCCGGTGCGCTGCTGGACTACGCGCTCGCCGGCGAGCTGTCGAAGATCGGCGTCGGCCGCGCCAAGTACTCGCTGCTCTGCAACGCGGACGGTGGTGTGATCGACGACCTCGTCGTCTACCGTCTCGCCAACGAACAGTTCCTCGTGGTCGCCAACGCCGCGAACGCCCCGGCCGTGTACCGCGAGCTGGCCGCACGCGCCGAGGGTTTCTCGGCGACGGTCGACGACCAGTCCGCCGAGACCGCGCTGATCGCGGTGCAGGGACCGGCCGCGCAGGACATCGTGCAGTCCCTCGTCCCCGACCGGCAGGTTGCCGACGTCGCGGCGCTGAAGTACTACGCGGTCACCCGGGCGGTCGTCGCGGACATCGACGTCCTCCTGGCCCGCACCGGCTACACCGGCGAGGACGGATTCGAGCTGTACGTGCCGAACGAGCAGGCCGTGCAGTTGTGGCGCGCGCTCCTGGATGCCACGACGGCCCGCGACGGCGTCCCCGCCGGTCTCGCCTGCCGCGACACCCTGCGGCTCGAGGCGGGCATGGCGCTCTACGGGCACGAGCTGACCCTCGGCACGAACCCGTACGAGGCCGGTCTCGGCAAGGTGGTCCGGCTGAACAAGGAGTTCGTCGGTCGGGAGGCGCTGCAGACGCTGTCCGAGCAGGCTCCTCAGCGAGTACTCGTCGGCCTCGCGGGCACCGGTCGCCGCGCCGCCCGCGCCGACTACACCGTCCATGACGCGTCCGGTGGCAGCGCGGTCGGCACGATCACGTCCGGCGCCCTGTCGCCGACGCTCGGGCATCCGATCGCGCTGGCGTTCGTCGACGTCGCGCTCCGCGAACCCGGCACCGAACTGACCGTCGACATTCGTGGCAAGAAGGAACCGTTCGTGGTCACCCCGTCGCCGTTCTATCGCCGTTCCTGA